Sequence from the Pedobacter sp. D749 genome:
TACCAATAATATACCTTCTTTAACCGGAGCTACCTCAGTAGCCGTTTCCATTGCTTTTAATGCACGGTTAAAATCATCTAAAACAGGTAAAAGTGAAACAATTACATCCTTACCGGCAGTTTGCAATAATTCTACACGTTCTTTTTGTGTACGACGTTTATAATTATCGAACTCAGCGTATAAACGTAAATATTTGTCATTAAGTTGCTGAACTTCTCCTTGCAATTTTTCTTCTGCAGATAATTCAGGTGCCTGCTCAGTTTCAACTGCAGGAGCATCAGTATTCTCTACATTCTCAGCAGTATTTTCTGATGTATTTTCAGGATTCATTATATTTTCTTCTTTATCGTTATTTTTCTTCTTATTAAACATAATACCGGGCTGAATTTTTTTGTGTTAATCTCAACTATTTTGCCATAAACGGAAATCAGCCAAGCTGTCAGATTTCTTTGTATTTATCTGAACAGATTGGCTGATTAGCTGACGGATGTCAGAATTTTTTATACAATTTGTGCATCTTCGTGCACAACTCCATTCTCACATTTAATAATGCGCGAGGGGAAAGTTCGGATGATGTGGTAATCGTGCGTAGCCATTA
This genomic interval carries:
- a CDS encoding nucleotide exchange factor GrpE, whose product is MFNKKKNNDKEENIMNPENTSENTAENVENTDAPAVETEQAPELSAEEKLQGEVQQLNDKYLRLYAEFDNYKRRTQKERVELLQTAGKDVIVSLLPVLDDFNRALKAMETATEVAPVKEGILLVSTKLKNTLAQKGLKDVESINQPFNTDFHEAITNIPAPSEDLKGKVIDEVEKGYTLNDNVIRFAKVVVGA